The stretch of DNA ATATTGACGTTAAATTGCTGAGAACGttgtaagatcgcggtatgaacgtagtataatcgtggtaaggacgtgctataatcgcagtagaagcgtggtaagatcgtgatGCAGTCGGATAACTCGTAGTaaggtcgtagtgagaacgtgatgagcgtagtcAGATCATGATAGTCGTAGAaagcgtggtgagaacgtggtataatcgtatcgggatcgttgtagaagcgtaataaggacgtagTATCATCGTGAAatcaacgaaaatttacattttcatgtcgctcataccgcgacctcaccacgatctgaaatTATTTCTGATCgaggtgagcgtggtgcgatcgtggtaaCCAGACTCAATTAAATCAAAAGATACAAAACTaccattgtttttattttactttttcacatAAGCATAGCATTATGCATTGTACGTGCtaataattttatacaatttcatTTTCAGATATTCCTCATTAGTCATTGCAATGTCAGCTAGTAAGTATATTATAATCAATATCGTTATATAATATGTACTTGCTATATCCCATGTAACGCaagcattttttaaaagtaaaaatagaaGTTAACCTTTGTAGaagaatattatatttaaaaatgtctATGGTGAAAATTGTCGAATTTTACCAACCtgctggaataaaaaaaaaacatgctaacCGATACAGATACTATCGAAACGGAAAAAAATAGTAACTTTTCTAATAGTAATGTTAGGAAAATTTTGAAATCGTATTGATGGACCAGTGAATTCGATTCCAGTTTATAAATCTCTtataacaaaacatacatgtagaagtttttctttttatcagCATATTTGTTGGataaggaaatgtttttttttctcatttattgttttgtttatttgctgTTTGTTTGTCTACACTACTGATGATGTTTATATTGTTTGCTACTTTCCTTTAGGTCAAAGCAACCCACACTATATAGCAGCTGCAAAGGCCAATATCCCAAACCCAAGTGGTAAGtcttaaccagatgctccgcagggcgcagctttatacgaccgcagaggttgaaccctgaacggttggggtaagtattgacacaacattcaagctggattcagctctaaatagttgacacagtataggtttctgacacagaatgaatgtggtctaatgaacttaaaattttttttttgcctttgagcaattcactatgctgttgaatattaatcctctcaaaaacatgtttgaagaaattttctttttatttatgaaatctgaaatgagaaaaatttacccccccccccccaatttttttttcacatccccctttcccttattccaaaactgatctcaattcaaatttctaatggagtttgcaacaataactactcatttaaatgcatcataaaatattaaaatgtaaaaaaagtgcttgttatcaatgaatggtaaagattgttttaatttatcagttggtagtaaaagttaatatacattgtatattgtataaaacaatgatttatgttgatccaactactattctggacaaagaaagataactccaattgaaaatttcttcctattgcgcaatattgtgcaattagatatttattgctattgcgcaatactgtgcaattgaaaacacttgctattgcacaatactgtgcaattgaagatttcttgttattgcgcaatactgtgcaattgaaaatttcttgctattgcacaatactgtgcaattgaagatttcttgctattgctgaatactgtgcaattaaaaatgtcttgctattttacaatacttaatataataattttggatcctgatttggaccaacttgaaaactgggcccataatcaaaaatcttaagtacatgtttagattcagcatatcaaagaaccccaattattaaattttttatgaaatcaaacaaagtttaattttggaccctttggaccccttattcctaagctgttgggaccaaaactcccaaaatcaatccaaaccttccttttatggtcataaacgttgtgttaaaatttcatagatttctatttactattactaaagttatggtgcgaaaaccaagaaaaaatgctttttttggcccctttttggcccctaattcctaaactgttgggacctcaactcccaaaatcaatcccaaccttccttttgtggtcataaaccttgtgttaaaatttcatagatttctatttactattactaaagttatggtgcgaaaaccaagaaaaaatgcttttttgggcccctttttggcccctaattcctaaactgttgggaccttaactcccaaaatcaatcccaacctttcttttgtggtcataaacctggtgtcaaaatttcatagatttctatttactattactaaagttatggtgcgaaaaccaagaaaaaatgcttttttgggcccctaattcctaaactgttgggacctcaactcccaaaatcaatcccaaccttccttttgtggtcataaaccttgttttaaaatttcatcgatttctatttactattactaaagttatggtgcgaaaaccaagaaaaaatgcttttttgggcccctttttggcccctaattcctaaactgttgggacctcaactcccaaaatcaatccaaaccttccttttgtggtcataaaccttgtgttaaaatttcatagatttctatttactattactaaagttatggtgcgaaaaccaagaaaaaatgcttttttgggcccctttttggcccctaattcctaaagtgttgggaccttaactcccaaaatcaatcccaaccttccttttgtggtcataaaccttgtgtcaaaatttcatagatttctatttactattactaaagttatggtgcgaaaaccaagaaaaaatgcTTTTTTGGGGCCCcgttattcctaaactgttgggacctcaactcccaaaatcaatcccaaccttccttttgtggtcataaaccttgttttaaaatttcatcgatttctatttactaattactaaagttatggtgcgaaaaccaagaaaaaatgcttttttgggcccctttttggcccctaattcctaaactgttgggaccttaactcccaaaatcaatcccaaccttccttttgtggtcataaaccatgtgtcaaaatttcatagatttctatttactatttctaaagttatagtgcgaaaaccaaatgtcttcggacgacgacgacgacgacgacgcagacgacgacgccaacgtgataccaatatatgaccaacaaattttcaatttttgcggtcgtataaaaaaacaattgcatttaattttgtacaaatttacaTTATCTCATtatctatctatactattaaacgagaagacctcattttgtgtgtcgcttcttaACATTGAAGTGAAAAGAATCTGTCATTTTAAATGACTGTCTGCTTAGAGTAAATATGTTTAATTATACTGTCTTCTGACATCCCCTTTTTAAATGTCAGATCTTTCAGGGATCTCATTATCCTTTCGGGGCATCTatgatcaaccccagtttttggaTGGGTTCTTGTTGTCTAATCTTGTTTTTCTACGAAGTGTTTTGTCGACAGTTGTGTCCCTTTTTCAGAGTGATTGCGTCAATCCTGTTCCAATCGAAATTAATAGCTCATTCTACTGCTCAACTGCTACACCAATGTCTCAGGTTAGAGGAGGGTTGAGCGCTAATACACATATTTAATCTCGAAACATTGTTTAAGTGCCTGTCCCTAGTTAAGAGCCTATTGTTCGAGTAGCAATCTTTGGTTGCTGTCTATATGTATATCTCATTAGTTTTTCGATTGTTGTAATTTGCATAAATCCGGTTTCATGTAGATAATTGTATCATTGGTAAGCATACCAGGTACATCTCCTTATTTCGTAACTACCTTGACAGATTATAAAATGACACTTATAATGCTGATATATTTCATTAGAAATTTCAGCAATCATAAgaaatttttaaaagtatatatactTACAATGTAATATATCTTAAAAACTTGAAtcaatatgaaaatagttttatttacgtAGTATATGGACTTTATGCGGAATCTGCTAGATCGAAATCAGTACAAATATTGCGTATTGCTTAAATGACCATCATCGGCTATATGTCTATGGTAAAAGCCAAAGACCAAATACGAACAAAATTCAAATTGAACAGAATCCCCAATGATTCATTTGTCTGCGAATTTATCCGAGTGACAAAGACCTGTATAAAGTACGCAAACAAATCTAAGTACAGACACATATTGATGGATCAATTAACTGTTGCTTGCTTAACATTCcctggcaaatatttcatgtttagTTGGAGAACAAATTAGCAGTAAATACAATTGGTAGGTCCTGTAATAGAGGTCATGCAAGATTTATGTCGAAGAAATTTTATCGCCGCTGTATATTTGATTGAGAAAATAATTAGATCTCGCAACAGACCACCTATGGACCCTTAAAGTATGGTTGCAAGCCTTCATAACGTGCAGATAGCGATTATTCTCTTTGTATGAGGCATCAATTGGAAATTCCCATTCTGACTGTATgaacgtggctgcgtacttgtacatcctgcaCAACCTAACAAACTCCCAACTTTGGAGACAGTACAATAGTTCTGGTCGGAAGAAGACAAAAGTGACCGTAAagctattccccagtcaccctatGGGGCCACATATTGACGCAGGAGGCTTTAACCTTACTGTGCTAGATTAATCTATCCAACCTGATAAGTTATAACTAAAAGGAAATCCCTATTATTTCTATCTTTCCATTCTCAAGTCGCAGTCCGCCAGATGATATGAAATGTCAGATTAAGATaaattttcacatgtaccttAACTTAAAGTTGTTGATTTTTTGACAATATTCGTTGAAATTGGTATCGTATAACACATCAGATAATTCAGGGGCGTAGCATTCATACCCTTTACGAATTCTTCAAGACTTATGGGgacatttgaattaattttccctCCTCTACTTGGAAATACCCTTTGCGgtagttttctgtaattcaagTTTGGCAGAGTAAAGGGAAATCGACAACCGATTTATTTTGTCCTACCCCATTGCAAGCGAAAACAGTGAGTAGAATAGATGAGGATGCAACTCACGAGTCACCCGATAAAATCACTTTACCATTGAACTAGGTCAattagttaattttgtgtcagaATAATTTCTAGTATATATGAGGGCCTGTGTGAggttttaagaaaacagaaaaatcggtcctgaaattaatttaaatttaaaataatatggatttaaaatgatgctaaattataaaataaagggaAATCAAATTATGGACGACaacgattaaaaaataaatatttgataatcccaTTCTAAGCATTCAAACCCTCATTTATAACCGTTGACATGTTCCCCTACGACTATGTTCATTGACATTggtactaaacaaaacaaaatatgcatttatgtattatagtgcacagaaaataatttatatgttgtggttctcaagttttattctcgctattttaaatgtacatgtagcatATGTTTTTCTCCTAGTTTATCCCGAAATTCGTTTGTTCAATCCAGCTATCATTTTGTGGTGATTATCTATAATTCGTTGATTCGTGACCTACGACCAAATAAATGATCATCacaaaacttattacaaataaaccttaataattgcgtttttttttctttctgtattgaacattttgtacAGGTTTCTTCTATCCACCGAGTAAGGTCATGATTTCTTGTGATATGACGTGTGAGGTACAACCAACTATATTAGAGTGTACTACTGCTTGGAAATATATTGGGAGCCATTAggcattctaatgcaacaacgattgtaacgttcattttgattggataacgtcacttatctacatggcatcaattgacaattgatgctatggaacgtacgcgcaagcgcagacggcatataacagtttttaaatacatgttttaacgttgttttctgtcagtttcattagaatggagataacaaaattgtattttaagctccgatggcATCAATTAGGGATtggatggtcgcaaatacccgtttactgtctccgctaacgcgtcgacAGTAAACtgaatttgcgaccatcaaatccccaattgatgccgtcggagcttaaaatacaatacagttatctcctaatttgaGCTTGCTTTCTGCTGGgaacagtatgtcaatatatatatatatgttcctgctttctgtaactgctagcaagtcaggaaactgacttttcattggttgtctaatgtgataccatcacgtattttgttatttctatagctttgagtatagatagtaaggcatataattaacattattatttatagaataactaatcgaagaattcaaatagagaaaaatattcaacgagtgacccaacaacacattaattcacgaatgcgcgtagcgcatgagttaattatcagtgttgttcggtcacgagttgaatatttttcgatatttgaattctttaattagttattctttttattacattggcaaatggcgtttttgaaaaaaattgatgtAAAACATGTGAGGAACTATTTTTTTTCAGcgtatttacaatttgttttgatccgccgttatcgacgtcttgacaacgcctattgttatatgacgtcagagagtgaaataaccacgtttatttcacatgtgaaattatcggttttttatctaactgggaaatcaatgtaattcattgcaaccaatgttataagatgaaataacattgaacagcaactatttttaacgatttgttcttgtttaaattgtaaaAACCTCTATAGCTTCAAGGGGGCTGCGCCCCCCTGAACCCCCAACCTCGAGTCGGTATAAACAGAAGGAAAGCTACGCCACTGGATATTTTAACACATCCGACTTTAACTCGAATGATTCAAGCCCTTACCGTCTCCGATTCTCTCCACCTTTCGTTGATGAAGTGATCGATAGGGAGCGTTATATATAACGACTGGATTGTTCGGGTTAACGTAAAAAGAAAACTAATGTGATTCCAGAGTTATGGGACTTTGACTGCCAGATGcatgtaaataaaatgttatttgtaAACTTCATTGAGTAGCTAAATAACTACAAATTTTTTTTCGTTCCAGAGTTGTTGGACTTTTAACAGTCAGAATATAATATTTGTAGCATATTAAAGTGTATCTTTATGCATATTTTTCTACAGAGCCTTTTTATTTGCGTCTGATTAATGCTATCTAAAATATCCCATTTTATTTTTGCAACAATTTCAATATGCACAATAAGGGTGTGCCATGAGCTATTGACGCAACTGTTTTTTTTCCATAGCGGGATCATTAACATATAGGTGTTGCATTAAactcttttgaaaaaaattccCATGcgattaaaataaatgtatgtaatattttaaaCTATTATATTAGCTTAAATATCAGTTACTTCCagcttattttattttgtttagatCAATTTTCACCTCAATAAATGTTACTATTTTCTTTAAAGCATCACTCCACACTGAAAAGTAAAGTATAGAAACGTCTTTGTCATGTTGCCACATATTGACAGTAAGTGTATCATTGGCAAAAGTTTCTGCTATATAATTTATACTCAAATATTTCACTGGATACCAAATAATATCGCCGTTAAATTGATCGAGTTGACCATTCATGGAAGCCTCAGTAGCACAGTCTATACAAGATTTGATGTACATTGATTGGTTAGCATGCATTTTGACATCCATATCACTATATCGGGATTTAAAGGTCCATTTAAAGCAATCAGGCGGTGATGTCGGAATGGGAGTACTAGTTTTCTTCAATACTTTGGGCATTCCTCGATCTTTCAAATGTGAAAACATTTGGTGAAATTGCGGAGACCACTTCACTGGTCTGTGTGTTTCATTGTCAACCCTACAAAGTTTTGCCAGCCTTTCTACCAAAAGTTCTCCCGTATCACTGTGTATAAGTTTTGTGACTGTGCTGTGTGTACTGGTACCTGGTTCGCACAGTTCTTTTGTTACTGTCAAATTTATTGGATCAAGGTAGTCGAACTGGTATACTTTTGGGTtgatataatttaaaatcatttttagcaTGATGAATGTCGATGTTTCACACATGTTATTGTCAGTATCAGAGATATTCATGAATACTTCTGACTGCCGGGCTTTAAATTCTGCTCCGTCTAGAAATAATGACAAATTCCATATACCCCATTTGCCTAAAAGAAATAGAAATATGAAGACCCATAACAAAcgattaaattcaaaataaattaaaattagcTGAAAGGATATTTTTCGTTTTTAGTCATGACGTTGTCTTCGACTTATATTAATTTGAATTTCTAATAGTTTATGATAAAcgattatatttaaattaaattaaaattagcTGAAAGGATATTTTTCGTTTTTAGTCATGACGTTGTCTTCGACTTATATTAATTTGAATTTCTAATAGTTTATAATAAAcgattatatttaaattaaattaaaataaaataagctgaaaggacattttttatttttttgttcgtgttgttgtctctttgacatattacccgttttcattttcaattttaattgttATTCTGTATTGCATGCTATTAACTGTTAATATTTTTAACTCTTTTTCTGctttgtgtctttttttcttaaaccaACATATACTGCTTTGATTTAGTGTTGACTTCTAAAACCAACCTGTTCTGTTATCAAAGCCGTATGGTATGCCTTTTGTTGTTATTTCTGCGTAGTCAGGTGTAACCTTTGTTATGGTGTATATACCTCTATCACTCGCCCAGGCCTGAAGAATACATGATTGAAAGTCAAGTATTTCACAGGTTTagcaaaaatttgaattttacacTACTGTaccttttggtttttttttttatttatctcggctgtgcatttaaaaaaaaaccagcctgtttttaaaaataattttgtacaaTGTCATCGTGTTTTTGAAAATTCgaaaatataatcaaatttaaaaaaaaaacactgtaaaAAAGCTGCATGTATCTGCACTTTTAAAGTTGACTGATCATCATAGCTGCCATTTTGGATCATAAATGATTGGTATAATTACGCCGGTGTACAAGTTTACTTGAATTGGCgatcttttatataaaaatttcatttatttgcATTGACTTCATGTACAAGAAACCCTTTATATTGTTATGTATCATTGTTTAAATAGTACAGCAAATACacttttttatcaaacaaaaacaagggatatacatgtatataataaaggcGCAGAATGTACATCAGTGTAAATCatttgttgttaaattttatttagatataattGTAATGTGCATATATAACTTTTGATATCAGTGAGTAATGTAGCAcgaaaaaatacatgtacattttgtacctaGGTAACcgctatttttcttttttctttattgaaaactatctcttcaaaattttattattttctatttcatcGTATTATTTTCATTCAGATCATGCACATATCAATTTCCTACACAAGAAAGTGTTAAGTTACATGTAGCATGCAAGCAGACTCGGTGACATAGACTTGTTATCATATTTTTAGCAGTGTAatgtaaactacattttggcaaactatttcatatatatatatatatatatataattttgtaatttgtgCTCATACCTTCACCTTTGTTATGTGCCCTTTTGGTGTTCTATAATTTCTGTTGACGCGAACGGCGAGCCATAGACAACATCAGAAAATAGAAACGCGTGATACACACATTATTATGTGTACTTTTCTGATTCATACCAAAGTCACATTCAAGGTTGTTTCCTGCATAAACATCATTTACAAAAACTAGTGTCATGATATTGAACTGCgaataaaaattttgatttagCCGTATTGTTCACAGCAAACATTTACGTAATGTAAACATTCCATGGGAAATTTCTAAGCAAATTTACATACTAGGGTAACGTCAATAATTTTAGTGTGAGCAAAATACATTAATTTTGATacatttcattattaaacttaCCAATAATTTAGTGTTGCTTAAGATTAGGGTTTTGCTAACAGTAACACATCGacgaaacatttttttctattatcaGTTGGTTTGACCTAATTTAAATATGGAGGGCTAACTTACCAATAATTTAGTAATAACGTTAAATTATTAAGTTGACATACTTAGTACTATGCCAGTATGGTAAGTATCAGACAAAAATATTACTGATTACTCAGGGAAAAAATCATAGGTAATGTATATTCATTACAGAGATCCAACTGCTTTTTTAAATAGGTATACTGTAATATACATTTAAGATCAtataaggtggtacctaacactttaactaaaattaatttggctcgtttaattttcttaaaatttagaaaaaagtattaattttgaccctttgaaaaaatattaaaatttcaaaaaatttgaaccaaccgttttatcagcaaaattacactggttatatagcagtttgacgaacacttattttgatcattgagaagcttaatattcccttaacaagacaacgtaatcaaaacgtttagctgattttgcagagttatctccctattgtGTTAGGTGCCACCTTAagatcatattttaaaataacatcgTCTACAATTTTTATATGCATGTATATCAGCGACATAAAGATggttttatatgtctctgtttgtaAGATATATAACTTACATTGTGTTTTTGTGTATTAATATTAGTATCTTCTTTCATAGAGTCGGTATATAGCAAACAACATACTTACGAATAGTGGTGCACAGTaaaattgtcatatttataaacaattgtGTTTTTGAGTTAAATTCGTAACACATACATATAATTATCTTTATAGACATTACTGACGTAATCATACGGTTCGAGACAAATGGAGAACCTAACCTCAAGGCTTACGATGCACAACCTAAAAATCCTTCCGTTCATGACACCACAAtaggtaatatatatataatagaatgttcggtttgtttttacagctaaaaagaataaaatgatGACTAAAGTTTGTACATGGAATGGGTATAGGTATaacaccaccaaatcatagtacggcTCCGGTTGCAtactaaaatagataaaaaaaaaatattcccttgaatttgacagttgtaagtaattaatcctacattttattgctgTAAATCATTTCTGGGTCATACACAtatatcttgggtatttcaaagcatcatttttttatttggggtttctattGAATATTTTGGGAACTTGAGTGTACATGGTTACTTAAGCATGTTAAGCTTGTACACAAATGTACACCGGTACAAAAGAGgtgaaaatttgattggttatcTTCCAGTGGTGGTTTATATACGGCCGtcacaattttgacaggacgtataaTGCATACAAATGTCTGGTGTCCGTCTGTCCTTCTGTCTGTCCGTCTGGATGTCCTCCCGTTTGTCTGTGTTCGGCTTATCCAagtcgcactgtaacttgagaacgactgtttcttatgattgtcaaatgatttgtacatgatgaacttttttggtgaaaataagattaaaacattttgagttacaggactttgtaTCTAAAACAGGgttgtgtttttttcacatgtcgcaccatatctcaaaaactatttatgattattgcttaaaactttacacacttcttatttatatttatctaaaggtctgtatacttttttgtgatgattcaaaattttatttttagagttattgagtttattGATAACAGACAAGTAGGGGGAAATTAATGGTGGTTTTACACCTATACACCAAAATGTATGCAGTATAACCAACACAGCTGTTATCAAATGTTAGAAcaaaatagaatcatattcaaaacagtgtggctgtggccattgattgacgacctaaattatcccattgactgggacagattatgtgaacgtttgtctgtaacgatcactgctcactatgtacttgctAAAGACACTTagactgtggggtcaccaaaggttctcaacacctaaatgaagttaattcgaaaaattaatcaggaataacacgatgttatgatttatatcaataatataaatcaaaacataaaggttattcctgattaatttttcgaattattttattattgaagacGTTCAGAACTTTAgttaccccacagtttaaattctataataagtaagtagtgagcagtggtcgttacagacaaacgttcacctaatctgtcccattCAATGGAATAAcctaggtcgtcaatcaatggccacagccacactgttttgcaTATGATTCTATTTATATAACCGACttttacaaatgtatttgaaCAAAAATCTTTAGAAGGAAGCCAACCAATGTTCCTCTCTTTCTTAACCAGTCGTGCGACTGTATCAACAATAACAACACCGACACCATACAACCCAGCGGTCTAGCCTAGTATTTTTTCACCTCTGACTTTTGAAAAGACGCCAATAACTTTCATTGTACGACTTTACATTGCTATTTTAGTATAACGGGGCTTTATTGTAGCTGTAAGTGTTTTGGTTTTGTCAAGTGATTTAATGTAAGCCGTTTTCACTAATTGATTCGTTAAAGGGATCTTCTTCTAAGTTATTTATTAGCGTAGTTGGTCGAGTGGTCTTGACTCTgacattaaaatttaacaatgTCATATCAACACGCACATTTGATTTGTACGTCCTCTCTTGAAACGAAATTACAATCATGTTTACATCTTTGCGTTGTGCGCTACGCATATAAAGACAGAGCCGCTAAATTCTTCGTCAGATCGAATCTTCAGTCAAACATAAGGGGTGTTAAAGCCCGCATGTTTTCCGTTGATTTCTCATGAAATTCTACTAATAGGACTTGTTTCGGAGAATCGAATTAGTACACCATTATAACTggatgaaaacaaaaacatatactaTACAAAAAATTGATAGTGACGCCcacattaaaattattttagtAAAAATAGAAAGAAACAAGGCGAAAAGGCTTGTAAATTACAATAAGAAAAAAGTGCAAACAACTAGAAATTCGTATCATTAAAGCCGTTAAAAAGTTTATactgtagatataagaagatgtggtacattgtacatgtataagtgccaatgagacaactctatacCTCCATCGAATGATTGATTGCTGGtttcttaacgtccagtggcaaatatttcatgtatgttcaggcCGAGAACaggttaacaataaatacaatatgtaggtcTTGTAAAAAGGGCAATCCGGGATGatagtcggggaaatttggactgccactggaaaatgatggtatattggatagagacagaaatATTGTTTTGCAACAGGCAACCTATGAACCCCTCAAAGgtttgttgcaagggttcttaacgtgcaaggTGCGTGGCGCTCTCTCCACACGaagcatcggatttaacgtccccattctgaccggacgtgactgcaaacttgatacattcCGCCTGgtcaaacggacgccccactttggcaagcgttttactgccggtcggaagatgaccaagtgaccatatttctattcccgaGTCACTCTTTGGATGGGATGCTcaccattcaagtcacaatttgtaaaactcaAGTACAAAGTcatagtacggccttcaacacgggg from Mytilus galloprovincialis chromosome 2, xbMytGall1.hap1.1, whole genome shotgun sequence encodes:
- the LOC143062330 gene encoding uncharacterized protein LOC143062330, which encodes MFRRCVTVSKTLILSNTKLLAWASDRGIYTITKVTPDYAEITTKGIPYGFDNRTGKWGIWNLSLFLDGAEFKARQSEVFMNISDTDNNMCETSTFIMLKMILNYINPKVYQFDYLDPINLTVTKELCEPGTSTHSTVTKLIHSDTGELLVERLAKLCRVDNETHRPVKWSPQFHQMFSHLKDRGMPKVLKKTSTPIPTSPPDCFKWTFKSRYSDMDVKMHANQSMYIKSCIDCATEASMNGQLDQFNGDIIWYPVKYLSINYIAETFANDTLTVNMWQHDKDVSILYFSVWSDALKKIVTFIEVKIDLNKIK